Proteins from a genomic interval of Sporolactobacillus sp. Y61:
- a CDS encoding energy-coupling factor transporter ATPase: MAIIEVRNVSFKYDRREKANTLSSVSFDVHQGEWLSVIGNNGAGKSTLARLLVGLLKPSCGTIRIKGVVLNEENKWEIRRHAGIVFQNPDNQFIGATVQDDVAFGLENINMPVKEMRVRVEEALKSVGLSQLKEADPSRLSGGQKQRVAIAGVLALKPDILILDESLVMLDPASRREMLRTLQKLRAGGRLTILSITHDMNEAAKSDRILVLKNGRLVNDGTPRQIFSTEMEMEAPFSERLRRLLLKNGRRAPRHYMTENEMVQWLCK; the protein is encoded by the coding sequence ATGGCAATCATTGAGGTCAGGAATGTTTCTTTTAAATATGACAGGAGGGAGAAAGCGAATACCCTGTCTTCTGTTTCCTTTGATGTCCATCAGGGAGAATGGCTGTCGGTTATCGGCAATAACGGCGCCGGAAAATCGACTCTGGCCCGCCTTTTGGTCGGTCTGCTTAAGCCTTCCTGTGGAACGATCCGGATCAAAGGTGTCGTACTCAATGAAGAAAATAAATGGGAGATCAGAAGGCATGCAGGGATTGTTTTTCAGAATCCTGATAATCAGTTTATCGGCGCAACGGTTCAGGATGATGTGGCTTTCGGACTGGAAAACATCAATATGCCTGTTAAAGAGATGAGAGTCAGGGTGGAGGAAGCGCTGAAATCCGTCGGTTTGTCACAACTGAAGGAAGCCGACCCATCCCGCCTGTCCGGCGGTCAGAAACAGCGCGTGGCGATTGCGGGTGTTCTGGCGCTGAAACCGGACATTCTGATTCTGGATGAATCGCTTGTGATGCTCGACCCGGCGAGCAGACGTGAGATGCTCCGCACACTGCAGAAGCTCCGCGCGGGCGGGCGGCTGACCATACTTTCGATTACACACGATATGAATGAAGCGGCGAAAAGTGACCGCATTCTGGTTCTGAAAAACGGCCGGCTGGTCAACGACGGCACACCACGACAGATTTTCAGCACAGAAATGGAGATGGAAGCCCCGTTCAGTGAGAGACTGAGGAGGCTGCTGCTGAAAAACGGCCGCCGGGCGCCCAGGCATTATATGACGGAAAATGAAATGGTTCAATGGTTATGCAAATAA
- a CDS encoding ATP-binding cassette domain-containing protein, producing the protein MEPAEGDRRYFDARVRKGTRRIVHFSRDNDRQTLKEIRKRVGLVFQFPESQIFAETVEKDICFGPMNFGARLPEAKKIAEKAIRQVGLDPVLLRKSPFSLSGGQRRRVALAGVLATEPDILLLDEPAAGLDPHGQREILSLISRWNHEQGMTVVLVTHDMESVARDADAVVVMEKGEVVFHGDVRALFSRTEQLAAWHLDLPDARRFQLELEQRAGIKLPRVCLTADELTDALIEVGRV; encoded by the coding sequence ATCGAGCCTGCTGAAGGTGATCGACGGTATTTTGATGCCCGGGTCCGGAAGGGTACACGTCGGATCGTTCACTTTTCCCGGGATAATGACAGACAAACACTGAAAGAAATCCGTAAAAGGGTCGGCCTCGTCTTTCAGTTTCCGGAATCACAGATTTTTGCTGAGACAGTGGAGAAAGATATTTGTTTCGGTCCGATGAATTTTGGTGCCCGGCTGCCCGAGGCGAAAAAAATTGCGGAGAAAGCAATCCGCCAGGTCGGACTGGATCCGGTTCTTCTGAGAAAATCACCGTTTTCCCTGTCCGGCGGTCAGAGGAGACGGGTTGCGCTGGCCGGCGTACTGGCGACGGAGCCGGATATCCTCCTGCTGGATGAACCGGCGGCGGGGCTTGATCCGCACGGGCAAAGGGAGATTCTGTCGCTGATTTCCAGGTGGAATCATGAGCAGGGGATGACCGTTGTGCTTGTCACTCATGATATGGAAAGTGTGGCCCGTGATGCGGATGCTGTGGTAGTTATGGAAAAGGGAGAAGTGGTCTTTCACGGTGATGTACGCGCGCTGTTTTCACGAACGGAACAACTTGCGGCCTGGCATCTCGATCTGCCGGATGCAAGAAGATTTCAGCTGGAACTGGAACAGCGTGCCGGAATCAAGCTGCCGCGCGTCTGTCTGACTGCAGATGAACTGACCGATGCACTGATCGAGGTGGGACGGGTATGA
- a CDS encoding ABC transporter ATP-binding protein: MQIKLEHITADYILGPIHSPKVLNDVSLTLPSGSFTAVVGPTGAGKSSLLKVIDGILMPGSGRVHVGSFTFPGIMTDKH; the protein is encoded by the coding sequence ATGCAAATAAAACTGGAACACATTACAGCTGATTATATACTGGGGCCGATCCACAGCCCGAAGGTTCTGAATGACGTCAGTCTGACGCTTCCTTCGGGGTCATTTACAGCTGTGGTCGGTCCGACAGGCGCGGGTAAATCGAGCCTGCTGAAGGTGATCGACGGTATTTTGATGCCCGGGTCCGGAAGGGTACACGTCGGATCGTTCACTTTTCCCGGGATAATGACAGACAAACACTGA
- the menA gene encoding 1,4-dihydroxy-2-naphthoate polyprenyltransferase, whose translation MSLRTFLELVQIQTKLTCLFPFIAGCLLAFYRFGTFRPINTLIFITALLVFVMTTTAINNYMDFRKATSDDYRRRKNIIGQAGVPEWQIVAIILIMFSIATGLGIWLAFRTDLVLLLLGAAAFAIGILYSFGPIPLSRMPLGEIFSGVTEGFINLFLAVYINAYDQGIVNLIWQDRLIQVRMDIVLILEMILVSLPFVFTIANIMLANNICDLEEDISNHRYTLPYYIGKRHAIQLYNGLYAASFAAIVVCIVLRILPAILLLTLLMAVPVYRLCRRFSRVQLKSKTFIVSVKSLALVNGTLTMLLFIAVIL comes from the coding sequence ATGTCTTTGCGTACGTTCCTGGAACTGGTGCAGATCCAGACGAAACTGACCTGCCTTTTCCCGTTTATTGCCGGATGTCTGCTTGCATTTTATCGTTTCGGGACATTCCGACCGATCAATACACTGATTTTCATTACCGCTTTACTCGTCTTTGTCATGACCACAACAGCTATTAATAATTATATGGATTTTCGAAAGGCCACTTCAGACGATTACCGCAGGCGCAAAAACATTATCGGTCAGGCAGGGGTCCCGGAATGGCAGATCGTTGCCATCATTCTTATCATGTTTTCGATTGCAACGGGACTTGGCATCTGGCTTGCCTTCCGGACGGATCTTGTTCTGCTTCTTCTCGGCGCAGCTGCTTTTGCCATTGGTATTCTCTATTCCTTTGGACCGATTCCGCTTTCCAGAATGCCGCTCGGAGAAATTTTTTCGGGCGTGACGGAAGGGTTCATCAATCTTTTTCTGGCCGTTTATATCAACGCCTATGATCAGGGCATTGTCAATCTGATCTGGCAGGACCGGCTGATTCAGGTCCGCATGGACATTGTGCTAATATTAGAAATGATCCTGGTTTCCCTTCCGTTCGTCTTCACGATTGCCAACATTATGCTGGCGAACAATATCTGCGACTTGGAAGAAGACATCAGTAATCACCGCTATACGCTGCCGTATTATATTGGTAAACGCCATGCGATTCAGCTGTATAATGGGCTGTACGCCGCTTCATTTGCAGCGATTGTCGTCTGCATCGTCCTGCGTATCCTGCCGGCGATCCTTTTGCTCACACTGCTGATGGCTGTGCCGGTGTACAGGCTCTGCCGCAGATTCAGCCGGGTGCAGCTCAAATCGAAGACGTTTATCGTATCTGTGAAAAGTCTCGCGCTGGTTAACGGGACGCTGACCATGCTGCTTTTCATCGCAGTGATCCTTTAA